A region of Streptomyces sp. NBC_01788 DNA encodes the following proteins:
- a CDS encoding GTP cyclohydrolase I FolE2 encodes MHDIQNEIDPRGIAIDEVGISGLRYPLTFDDGHTRQQGIADVSVTVGLQADRRGTHMSRMIALVHEELATLAPQELPIALKRGLTLLDAPSLILTLSLPIATMVAAPASKRQSWQTHDVTITGRITPDGCTVTTAVTTDVTSLCPCSKAISDYGAHNQRSEITLQVTGTADGPYPLPVHEMVDLLRAAGSAPVVPLIKRVDERVVTMQAYDHPVFVEDIIRDISLTCRQKGIEHAVMAKNLESIHSHDAIATLRYTPE; translated from the coding sequence ATGCACGACATCCAAAACGAGATCGACCCCCGCGGCATCGCCATCGACGAAGTAGGGATCAGCGGCCTGCGCTACCCCCTCACGTTCGACGACGGTCACACGCGCCAGCAAGGCATCGCCGACGTCAGCGTCACCGTCGGCCTGCAGGCCGACCGGCGCGGCACCCACATGAGCCGCATGATCGCCCTCGTCCACGAAGAGCTCGCCACCCTCGCTCCGCAGGAGCTGCCCATCGCCCTCAAACGCGGGCTCACCCTGCTGGACGCTCCCTCTTTGATCCTGACGCTGTCCCTGCCCATCGCCACGATGGTGGCCGCGCCCGCCAGTAAACGACAGTCGTGGCAGACCCACGACGTCACCATCACCGGCCGCATCACCCCGGACGGCTGCACCGTCACCACCGCGGTGACCACCGACGTGACGAGCCTGTGCCCGTGCTCCAAAGCCATCTCCGACTACGGCGCGCACAACCAGCGCAGTGAGATCACCCTGCAGGTCACCGGCACCGCCGACGGCCCCTATCCCCTGCCCGTCCACGAGATGGTCGATCTGCTGCGCGCTGCCGGCTCCGCCCCCGTCGTCCCCCTCATCAAGCGAGTCGACGAACGCGTCGTAACCATGCAGGCCTACGACCACCCCGTCTTCGTCGAAGACATCATCCGCGACATAAGCCTCACATGTCGCCAAAAGGGGATCGAGCACGCCGTTATGGCGAAAAACCTGGAAAGCATCCACAGTCACGACGCCATCGCGACCCTTCGCTACACCCCTGAGTAA
- a CDS encoding VUT family protein, with the protein MKVPAPAGIATLIAYIATIPAANLAVTHFGAVPVGLGYVAPAGVYVVGLALVLRDLAREATSRGAVVAAIAIGTVLSYFLADPSLAMASAAAFALAESMDFAVYEPLRQRGLLTAMLASNAVGLVVDSLLFLKLAFDSLDYLPGQILGKTWMTLAAVAALALLRRRKSVTT; encoded by the coding sequence GTGAAGGTCCCCGCTCCCGCCGGCATCGCCACACTGATCGCCTACATCGCCACCATCCCGGCCGCCAACCTGGCCGTCACCCACTTCGGCGCCGTACCTGTTGGCCTGGGCTATGTGGCACCTGCCGGTGTCTACGTCGTGGGCCTAGCCCTCGTCCTGCGCGACCTCGCGCGTGAGGCAACAAGCCGAGGCGCCGTCGTCGCCGCCATAGCCATCGGCACTGTCCTGTCATACTTCCTGGCCGACCCCAGCCTCGCAATGGCCTCCGCTGCCGCCTTCGCTCTCGCAGAAAGCATGGACTTCGCCGTCTATGAGCCACTGCGCCAGCGAGGACTGCTCACAGCGATGCTCGCCTCAAACGCCGTCGGGCTCGTCGTCGACAGCCTTCTCTTCCTCAAACTCGCCTTCGACTCCCTTGACTACCTCCCGGGCCAGATCCTCGGCAAAACATGGATGACCCTCGCTGCCGTCGCCGCCCTGGCACTCCTACGCCGACGCAAGAGTGTTACCACCTAG
- a CDS encoding phytanoyl-CoA dioxygenase family protein produces MSSLSRRIDLRRQAVSLRLEYMRRRRSARDPQAPADRLLRDGLVVVPDFFDSAQTAAMREAIPALEECQLSPEGTLTRFFSDAARIGELGAFFACDLVTDTMRIVLGPTAVMHRSTVQYRTVKGHTGAFEHFFHMDTWRPRYKAFLYLVDVTNDNGPFTYIPRTHYGRWRGRYDRDIARVFQAGADGYIHDDASAYVGCLWPHEQAALCARLRTRPRTVTGKAGTLILFDARGLHCIRPLVRTPRIILSSYWIRQGQHT; encoded by the coding sequence ATGAGTTCTTTGAGTCGACGCATCGACCTTAGGCGGCAGGCTGTTTCGCTGCGGCTCGAGTACATGCGGCGCCGACGGTCCGCGCGGGATCCGCAGGCGCCTGCGGATCGGTTGCTGCGGGACGGGCTGGTGGTAGTTCCTGATTTCTTCGACTCGGCGCAGACGGCTGCAATGCGGGAAGCAATCCCCGCCCTCGAGGAATGTCAGCTCTCCCCCGAGGGGACTCTGACTCGCTTCTTCTCCGATGCGGCCCGTATAGGGGAACTGGGCGCCTTCTTCGCCTGTGATCTCGTCACCGACACCATGCGCATTGTTCTCGGGCCTACGGCGGTGATGCACCGCTCTACGGTGCAGTACCGGACCGTGAAAGGTCACACTGGCGCTTTCGAGCACTTCTTCCACATGGACACCTGGCGCCCGCGTTACAAAGCCTTCCTGTATCTCGTGGACGTGACGAACGACAACGGACCCTTCACCTACATCCCGCGAACACACTACGGAAGGTGGCGCGGGCGTTATGACCGTGACATCGCCCGGGTGTTCCAAGCCGGTGCGGACGGGTACATCCACGACGATGCGTCCGCCTACGTCGGCTGTCTGTGGCCGCACGAGCAGGCGGCTTTGTGTGCGCGTCTGCGCACCCGGCCCCGCACCGTCACGGGGAAGGCGGGAACGCTGATTCTGTTCGACGCCCGAGGTCTGCACTGCATCCGCCCGCTGGTGCGCACACCTCGGATCATCCTCTCCAGTTACTGGATCCGTCAGGGGCAGCACACATGA
- a CDS encoding succinylglutamate desuccinylase/aspartoacylase domain-containing protein → MSRTAAAGFTLAGELDLAVHNFTPSGAARGRSVYLQGQLHANESAAMLVLHEVVRALRARPPANRVRVVPNANPVGWRRYLASGSTGDGRISAGGTNWNRMFGDPRQQGGSADAVLASALWELSHPYDVVIDVHTPEFGWPHLYAPSADRRLVTLDDIPHVLYGAPQSGPFDEAHLRLRAGQDSAVHVAVTLEIPSHEIPTAALVASWADRLLDEIDAQARQAQARGMPQRWGTMADVIAPLSGAVTLHCRPGQPLAAGAPILSIHGRKGEKETLHAPSHCIPVCFRRATVIEAGYWACRMIDLYSEPPK, encoded by the coding sequence ATGAGTCGGACCGCGGCGGCCGGTTTCACTCTTGCCGGTGAACTCGACCTTGCAGTGCACAACTTCACACCGTCGGGGGCGGCGCGCGGGCGCTCGGTGTATCTGCAGGGGCAACTGCACGCCAACGAGAGCGCAGCGATGCTCGTGCTGCACGAGGTGGTGCGCGCTCTGCGGGCCAGGCCGCCGGCCAATCGGGTGCGTGTGGTGCCCAATGCCAATCCGGTCGGCTGGAGGCGCTATCTGGCTTCCGGTTCGACCGGCGACGGCCGGATCTCTGCGGGTGGTACGAACTGGAACCGTATGTTCGGCGATCCCCGACAGCAGGGCGGCAGCGCCGATGCGGTGCTGGCGTCGGCGCTGTGGGAGCTCTCGCACCCTTACGATGTGGTCATCGACGTGCACACCCCCGAGTTCGGCTGGCCTCATCTGTATGCGCCTTCCGCCGATCGTCGTCTGGTCACGCTGGACGACATTCCTCATGTGCTGTACGGCGCTCCGCAGTCGGGGCCTTTCGATGAAGCTCACTTGCGACTGCGGGCTGGCCAAGACAGTGCCGTGCATGTGGCGGTGACGCTGGAGATTCCCAGTCATGAGATTCCCACCGCCGCTTTGGTGGCTTCCTGGGCCGATCGGCTGCTCGATGAGATCGACGCCCAAGCCCGCCAGGCGCAAGCCCGTGGCATGCCGCAGCGCTGGGGCACCATGGCCGACGTGATTGCCCCGCTGTCGGGTGCCGTTACTCTGCACTGCCGTCCGGGGCAGCCGCTGGCTGCCGGGGCGCCAATCCTTTCGATCCACGGCCGCAAGGGCGAGAAAGAGACATTGCATGCGCCGTCGCACTGCATTCCGGTCTGCTTCCGCAGAGCCACAGTGATCGAAGCTGGATACTGGGCGTGCCGAATGATCGACTTGTATTCCGAACCTCCGAAGTGA